The Changchengzhania lutea genomic sequence CGGCCACTCTAACAGTTCCCCAACCTAAATGCATATCTACGCCATTTTCAGATTTCTCAAAGGCGATTGAAAAAGCTTCAAGAGATTCTTTGCCAGTTGAAACAGGAACAGATAGTCGTGCTACATCGTTGGCTTCTTTATAGTAATAAGAACCCCAAACATTTAAGTCTGTACTAACTATAGCAGTCCATTCTTTTTCTCCTGGAATGACATAAAACGTGTACATTCCAGCTTTAATGTTCGTGTTTCCTAATTTCATATCCTTATACAAGGTGAGTTCCGCAGCTTCGTTTGCTCCAGTTCGCCATACTTCACCATTCGGTGCAAGTTTGCTTAACGAGCGCTCTTTTAATTGCGGTCTACTATACACAATCTTGATTAGTTTATTGGATTCTTTGTAGCTGGTAGGAAATGCAGCGGCATCCATAGGGCTTTTGTCCATTTTCGCAAATGCTTGAGCGTCTATATTTGTGGATAATAACATGATAAATGCAAAAGCAAGTGTTGAAATACATGATGTTTTTTTCATAATAAGTTTTTGGTTTTTAAATTTGACTAAAGTTAAATGGAAATTCTCTTAAAGTTTTAATAAATGTCGTTTACAAGTGTTAAAGTTTAAAATTCTAGCCAACGCACCTCTTCTTGTCTAAGAATGATTAATAATTTATATAAAATTCATTTATTTTGTTATAAATTGAAATCATTTTATATAATTATGTTTTAAATATAAAAGGGTATCTGCATATTTGCATCATTAATTAGAATAAAAGAATTTAAAATATAGATTATGTGCGGAATTGTATGTGCTTTCGATTTGAAACAATCAGCTGAAGATTTAAGACCTCAAATATTAGAGATGTCTAAACGGATTCGTCATCGCGGACCAGATTGGAGTGGAATATATCATAATGAGAAGGCTATTATGGCACATGAGCGTTTGGCTATTGTAGACCCTGCGTCTGGAAAGCAGCCCCTATTTAGTGCCGATAAAAAATTAGTACTTGCGGCGAATGGCGAAATTTATAACCACAGGGAACTGCGCAAACAGTTTGAGGGTAAATACACGTTTCAAACGGAAAGTGATTGCGAAGTGATACTTGCTTTATACAAAGAAAAAGGAGCTGATTTTCTGGATGAGATGAACGGCATCTTTGGTTTTGCCATATATGATGCTGAAAAAGACACGTACTTTGTAGCGCGCGATCACATGGGGATCATTCCTTTATATATAGGTTGGGATGAAAACGGGACATTTTATGTTGCTTCAGAATTAAAAGCATTAGAAGGTGTTTGTACCAAAATACAGTTATTTCCTCCTGGGCACTACATGTCTAGTGCGGATGGCGAATTTGTGCAATGGTACAAAAGAGATTGGACAGATTATGAAGCAGTAAAGGACAATGAGACGAGTATTCAGGCCATCAAAGAAGCTTTGGAAGCGGCAGTACATAGACAGTTAATGAGCGATGTGCCTTATGGCGTATTGTTGTCAGGGGGTCTCGATTCTTCAGTAACATCAGCTATTGCTAAAAAATATGCAGAAAAACGAATAGAGTCAGACGATAAGCAAGCGGCTTGGTGGCCGCAATTACACTCTTTTTCAGTTGGATTGGAGGGGTCTCCAGATTTAGCTGCGGCTCAAAAAGTGGCCGACCATATTGGCACCATTCATCATGAAATCAAATTCACGATTCAAGAAGGTTTAGATGCCATACGTGATGTGGTCTATAACCTGGAAACCTATGATGTGACTACTATTAGAGCAAGCACACCTATGTACTTAATGGCACGGGTTATTAAATCTATGGGAATAAAAATGGTGTTATCAGGAGAAGGAGCCGATGAATTATTTGGTGGCTATCTGTATTTTCATAAAGCGCCAAATGCACGTGAATTCCATGAAGAAACAGTTCGAAAATTAGAAAAACTTCATATGTATGATTGTTTGCGTGCTAATAAAAGTTTAGCGGCATGGGGCATAGAAGGGCGCGTACCGTTTTTAGACAAGGAATTTATGGATGTTGCTATGCGTATCAACCCACAAGATAAAATGATTAACGGGGAGCGTATGGAAAAATGGGTCGTGCGAAAAGCATTTGAGGATATGTTGCCAGAAAGCGTAGCATGGAGACAAAAAGAACAATTTAGTGATGGTGTTGGGTATAGCTGGATTGACACATTAAAAGAAGTGGTTAATGAAGCCGTAACAGATGAACAATTAGCAAACGCCCAATTTAGATTCCCATTACAAACCCCGACTAGTAAAGAGGAGTTTTATTACCGTTCTATTTTTACAGAACACTTTCCTAGTGATGCCGCGGCATTATGTGTACCGCAAGAAGCCAGTGTGGCGTGTAGCACACAAATTGCTTTAGAGTGGGATGAGGCATTTAAAAACATGAATGATCCCTCTGGACGTGCAGTTGCCAATGTGCATGAAGATGCGTATTAAACTCAGATTTTTTTATTAAATAATCAAAGACCAACAATTTAGTTGGTCTTTTTTTTTTTTGAATACTTATTTTTAGAAAATCAACCAACCAAGTTTATAATTAAATTCTTCAGACGTATGCGTCAAAATCTAATTTTAGAAAAAAAACAGGTAAATACTTTAAATGTGCTATTTGTGAAATTGTACTAGTAGTTATTGGTATGAGATTTACAAGTAGATTAATTTTATTTAATACATATTTATGTATTTATCCAATTATATGTTGACCAGAAGTATAAAAATTGCAAAGCAGTGGGTGGACGAAGCTTATAAAAATTTGAATGATCCTTCAGGGCGATAAGTAGTAAGTATTTATGATTAAGCGTATTAGGCAAAATTAAAAGGCTTCAATTGCACATTCATCGTAAATATCTGCATTTTGTCGATAAAATACTTTATGTTTGTCATCGCCCTAAATAATTAAATAAAATGAATATTAAGATTAAGGATGCTTTCCTAGGAGTATTATTTTTTTTATTAACTTTTAGCTTGGCAGTTGCGCAAACTATTGTAAAAGGTACAGTTACAGATAATACCAATATGCCTTTGCCAGATGTTAATGTGAGCCTTAAAGGAACTTTTACAGGTACAACAACAGATTTTAATGGAAATTTTGTAATAGAATTACTATCTATTAAAGACGCTATTTTAATGTTTAGTAGTTTAGGCTTTAAAAACCAAGAGATCATAGTTAATGAGCCTTCGACTTTGTTAATTGTTATTCTAGAAACTGATATTAGTCAATTAGACGACATAATTATCACAGCAAACAGAACAACCCAATCCTCACAAAATGTAGCACAGAGTGTGAGTGTGTTAAGTTCAAAAACAATTCAAAGATCGGGTGCAAGGGAATTTAGGGATTATGCTTCTGGAATTCCGAATCTTTCTTTTGGTTCTCAAGGGGGTGATGGTGGCGGACGTTTTTCCAATGAAATTACAATTAGAGGTATAGCAGGCCATAATACGACTGCTCTGTATTTAAATGGTGCTCCTTTGCCAGAGAGGATCAATCCTAATCTTATTGACATATCAAGAATTGAGGTGCTTAAGGGACCGCAAGGCACTTTGTATGGCTCTGCTACTATGGGTGGTGCCATAAAAGTGATTTCCAATATACCTCAAACTGATAAAATATCTGGTTTTGCAGAAAGTGAAATAGCAACCGTAAAAGAAGGTGATGCAGATTATAACATTCAAGGTTTGTTAAACATTCCTATTACTAAAAATTTAGCCTTTAGAGGTTCTGGGTATTATAATTTTCAAAGCGGTATTTACGATAGGGTAGTTAATCAAGATATAGAATGGTTGAATAGTGATGCTGTTTTAACTGAAGATTTTTATGGCGATACCGAAGACTATTTTGGTAATCCATTTGCTATTGAAACAAACGGTTGTGAAGGCTGTTCGCGAGAGAATAAAGAAAACTTAGATGATAGATTCAATTATGGTTTTAATGCTAATCTTGGGTTTTATCCAACAGATGATCTGTCTATAATAGCGACTGTAATTCATCAAAAACTGAAAGGTGATGGTTATGATTTTGCCGAAAGTAATGTGGATTCTTTTATCCAAAACAGTAATACAGGTTTAGGTGAAAGTTTTAAAGACGGGTGGACAAATTATAGTTTACAAGCAGAATTAGAGACTAAATCAGGAACCTTCATTTCTAGCACCAACTTTTTAAATAGAGCTATTATTGAAACAGAAGATGCTTCAGATATAAATACGTATTATTGGATTGCCTATGATGACGACCCTGGCGTTGTACCTTTAGAATCAATTTGGGGTGCTACAACCGATAGAAGTATTGATACAGAATTATTTCAGCAAGAAATTCGTTTTAACTCGGATTTTGAAGGGAAATTCAATTTTTTAGCAGGAGTATTTTATAGCTCGAATACACAGTATTGGAATTATAAAGACGACAGTAAAGGTTTGGCAACCTATCTACTATCAGATAATGCATGGTATGAAGATGCGTACTGGGGTGAAACTGAAGCAGATTATGCGTATATTCTTAATAATAATGATTTACCCTGGTATGCCTATGATGGGGATTTCCATAATTCTGAATTTGCTTTATTTGGTCAATTTTATTACGACTTTACCGATACATTAAAATTTACATTGGGACTGCGCTATTTTAATGCTACGTCCGATCAAAGTACTAATGAGAATGGTGCAGATTTTGGGTTTGTAAATAAGTTTTTTAAAGCAAAATTTTCAGAAGATGGTGTAAATCCGAAATTCAACTTAACTTATAAAATAACTAAAGATAAGCTTGTTTATGCTACTGTAGCAAGAGGTTTTAGAATTGGGGATGCTAATGAGTCACTCCCTTTATTTGTTCTAGAAGAATTGGAAGCGCTTGATGGTGAGTATGTCAGAGAATATGATGCCGATTACCTTTGGAATTATGAATTAGGCTTTAAAAGTGCTTGGCTAAACGGTAAAATTATTGCCAATATTGCTTTGTTTTATAATAATTGGAATGACCTACAGCAATATAGATTATTGCCTTCTGGTTGGGGATATACAGCCAATGTTGGTTCTGCCCATACTGTTGGTTTGGAGTTGGATTTTAGAAAAAAAATATCTAAAAATTTTGAATTTGGTTTCGGATTAGGACTTCTTAGCCCAGAAATAGATGAAGGGAGTTTAGCACTAACAGCTTCTAAAGGAGATAAAATCCTTAATTCACCGAGTGTTACCGGTAATTTAAATGCAGAATACAATAAGGTTTTAAGTAATAACAATACCATTTACGCTACAGCAGGTCTGCAATATGTTGGTGAGCGTTTTGGAACGTATGAGCCAGAATTGGAACCAGAATTGATTTTTCCAGAATATACATTACTCAATGCCAGAGTAGGCTATGTGTTTTCAAATTTTGAAGTTGCTGTTTTTGGAAGAAACTTAACCAATAAGCAAGCCAATTTTGGAAACATACAATCCTTTGGGGCTATTCTACCAGGCAGACAACGTTACTCTACAAATAGACCGCTAACAATGGGTTTAAACTTAAAATATAAGTTTTAAATTTAATGTCACTCACAAATCTTTATTAGGCAAACGCACAAATTAAATGAGAGATATCATTTAATTTGTCCGTTTATATTACGCCTAATTTGTAATAGCTTTTCTATAAGAAAAGAGCAGTAAGATGTATAGTTGTAACTCTAATCAATAAAGCCGTTTTATTTACTCTAGTAAAGTTTAGTGGGTTTAAACTAGGCGTTTTTGTTTTGAGTCTCTATAGTGTTTTTTGCGAAAGCGTTGTGCGAGAGATGTAGTGTTTTAGAGGAATCGTTACCAGTAATCAAACAATATTTATTTCGTTTTTACGAGCTATCGATTATTTTTAAACATTAATTGAGGATTAATGCTCGACAATAAAACCAAGTTACTTTTTTTTAAAAGGTATTTAATACGTTACAGATAGTGTGGCTTGAAAAAAGTTACGACCAGAAAACTCTGTATTTTTTGTAGATGCATTATGAATATAACTTAAGCTAATAGGAAGGTTTAAATTATTAGAAAGTTTAAACGTTTTTATAGCGTCCAATCTTAAATTTATAAAAGAAAGTTTATCATAATCTGCATTAACATAGGCTTGGGCAGCATTATTAAAAAGAACACCAGCTGTAGGAGAGAGTTCGAAATTTTCAAAAAAATTATAGAATGTGTAGCTTAATTCAAGATATGTAGTGAAGTTTAGTTTTGGGTTTTCATCATTACCATCGTATCTGTAATCATTACCAGCAACATAAGTGCTTATTAGTCCGGAAAGTGGTAGATTTTTTTCTGTGAAATCAAAAGTGATACTTGCATCTAAAGTTTTTGCACTAGATTCGCCATAATAGAAATAATTATTATAAAAGTCTCCCTCGCTGTTATATTTAATTGGGGCGTAATAGTCGTCCAATCTCACTGTAAAGTACAGGGCAAACTCACACTTTTATTCCTAAGATCTTAATAAGATAGTTGTTATCGTAAGCCGCTTTTAGCCTTTTTCCTTTTAGTCCTTGCTTGGTTTGTTTATCTTTTCTTAGCAAGTTTAGTGCAATTTTGCTTAGTATAGAGAAATTTTGGGCAGCATTACCAGCTCTTTTTCTTGAGGCGTCTTCAGAGAAAGCCACATCGAGTACCCAATGTAGTTTGTTTTCAATTCCCCAATGTAAGCGTATCATTTTCTGTAGTGCTTTTGCATCTGTTTTCACACTTGATATATAATATCTTGTAGCTGTTTCTGTTGGCTTGTCGGAGTTTTTAAATTCTCTAATACTTTCTACTTTTACTATACTTTCCAGCCCTGTCCATTTATCTTGGTCTTCAATAAATTTAAAGTCATTGATAACACTACATTTTCGTGTTTCTATCCTGCCGTGTCCCAGATCTTCATCGGTATGGCTATCTATAGTCTTGCCAAAGCGAAATTCGTCTAGAATATCTTGATGCAATTGCTTTTGGTTTTCTTTTACAGCTAAGATGTAATCTGCTTCTTGTTTAATAATAGTTTCTGCAATAGCCTTTTGACAGCCCATGGCATCAATGGTAACTACACATCCTTTTACAGTAATTAGTTCCAGTAGTTTTGGTATGGCCGTAATTTCATTGGATTTTTCAGAAACCTTGACCTGTCCTAAAACCATATTGTTTTTGCTTGCCCAAGCACTTACCATGTGAAAAGGGGATTTCTTACCATTAGATTTAGCACCTCTCAAGGTTTTACCATCAATGGGAATAACCTCGCCAGCCGTTATATCAATCAAATTAGAGACCCAATCTATAAAACAGGTTTCAAATTGTTCTGAATCAATGGAAGAGAACACTCGGTTAAAGGTGTCATCAGAGGGCGTACCATTTGGCAAATCAAGAAATGAACGCAAAAAATCTACTTTTGCTTTGGCATAAGTTTCCATATCTTTCCATGAATCTGCCGCACAAATCACACTAATTATACCAATAAGAAGGATGTCTTCTAAGTTATGAAGCTTGTTTATATCGCTTCTAGGATCGTTTATCTTACTGAATATAGACTTGAATTTGTTCATTGTTTTTAAAACACTTAAATTATTGATTATCAGTATAATATACAATAATTTAAAATGAAAAACAACAGCTATCTAACTAAATATCAGATAATTAAGTGTGTTTTTAAGTAAACAAAATGGCTGAAAAAAGTGTGAGTTTGCCCTGACTGTAAAGTAATTATTAATAGTATAGATTAAAGAGAGTGTTATTTCATTATAGCCTCTTAAACCGTATTGGTTATGCAAGAATACATTCTTTCTAAAATTAGTGGTTGCCCAAGCTCCAATAGTAAATTTATCAGAAATTGAATATTCTAAATAGGGTTGGATAGCAAAAAAATCACCACCATAAGCTTGACCACGCCATATATAACGATTTGTGAAATCTACACTAAAAAAGAGTCTCTTTTCTGATTTAATAGCGACTGAGCTCTTAGAAACAGAGTCTGTTAGAACAAGTTTTGCTTTTGTAACAGCAGAGCCTACAACTCCAATTGTATTTTGAGCTTTTATAATTTGTGTTACTACTAGCAATAATGATATAAAAATAAATTTCATTATAAAGTTCTAAAATATTTAATGGTTAGGCTAAAAATATGTAAGGCTTAATTTATACTTACAGCATGTAATTATTGATAATCAAGTTTTGCTAACACCCTATCAATAGATCTATATAGTTTTATTTTATCTAATGGCTTGGTCACGCAGTCTGCAAAACCCTCTTCAAAAATTTTATTTTTATCCTGTTCAGAAGAAAAGGCTGTATGCGCTATAATTGGAAGATCTGGTCTAAAAGTTTTTATAATTCTGTTTGCCTCTATACCTGTCATAAAAGGCATTTTTATGTCCATCAGTACAAGGTCAATAGCATCGTTTTCCTTACAAATATCTACAGCTTCTTGTCCGTTTTTTGCTCTTATTACAGTGTAGTTTTTTAAACTTAAGATTTGTTTAGATAGCATAAAATTTATATTGTCATCTTCGGCAACGAGTACTGTTAAATGTTCTTCGTAGTTTTTAGCATTTTCTAAAGACCTGTCGGTTATATTAATTTTTGATTCTTTTTTTAAATTAAGTGGTATTGTAAATCTAAAAGTGGTCCCAATATCTTTTTTTGATTGGACCCATATGCTACCTTCGAGCATTTCAACATAAGCTTTTGAAATTGACAATCCCAGCCCTAAGCCTATCAGATTCATGTTTTCATTTGTTTGTATTTTGTGAAATCTGCTAAAAATATGGTTTAAGTCTTTCTCATCAATACCGGTACCCGTATCTGAGATAAAAAACTCAATAAGACCAGAATTGTAATTTATAGTATAGCCAAAATTCACACTTCCTTTGTCGGTAAATTTAATGGCGTTATTAAGTAGATTGATTATGATTTGCCTTAATTTAGTTTCGTCACTTATGAGTTTTGATTCTGGACCGTTATCAGGTATTAAAAGCACAATGTCTAGTGGAGCGTTATCTGGGACTATAACAGAAATAGTTTCTTTAATGTGGGACATAAACTCATTTAAAGAAAAGGCAGAGTAATTTGGTTTTACCTGTTTTGTGTCTATTTGAGACATTTTAACCAAATCATCTATGATATGGACTAGATTTTTACCACTTCGTTTTACAATGTTAATATATTTGAATTTTTCTTCACTTGGTAAATTGTTGTCGTCCAACAAATCAGTAAAGCCAATAATAGCATTCATTGGCGTTCTTATCTCGTGAGATAAATTGGTAAGGAAAGATGATTTTAACTTATCGCTTTCTTCAGCTTTTTCTTTTGCCGCTATTAGCTCTATTTTTTGTATATCATTGTCTAAGAATAAATTACCTATGTGGCCAAACTCACCAGAATGTTTTCTTAGTTTATTCATGTCACTACGCTGGCCTTCTTCTAAGACCTTTGTTGTAAGGTATAAAGGTAGATAGATGTATTTTTTTAAAAAAACGGTAATTATCAATAATGCTAATAAAAAAAATGCCACAATAATTTTTATGATTTCTTTTGACATTT encodes the following:
- a CDS encoding DUF2911 domain-containing protein, producing the protein MKKTSCISTLAFAFIMLLSTNIDAQAFAKMDKSPMDAAAFPTSYKESNKLIKIVYSRPQLKERSLSKLAPNGEVWRTGANEAAELTLYKDMKLGNTNIKAGMYTFYVIPGEKEWTAIVSTDLNVWGSYYYKEANDVARLSVPVSTGKESLEAFSIAFEKSENGVDMHLGWGTVRVAVPFTK
- the asnB gene encoding asparagine synthase B, whose amino-acid sequence is MCGIVCAFDLKQSAEDLRPQILEMSKRIRHRGPDWSGIYHNEKAIMAHERLAIVDPASGKQPLFSADKKLVLAANGEIYNHRELRKQFEGKYTFQTESDCEVILALYKEKGADFLDEMNGIFGFAIYDAEKDTYFVARDHMGIIPLYIGWDENGTFYVASELKALEGVCTKIQLFPPGHYMSSADGEFVQWYKRDWTDYEAVKDNETSIQAIKEALEAAVHRQLMSDVPYGVLLSGGLDSSVTSAIAKKYAEKRIESDDKQAAWWPQLHSFSVGLEGSPDLAAAQKVADHIGTIHHEIKFTIQEGLDAIRDVVYNLETYDVTTIRASTPMYLMARVIKSMGIKMVLSGEGADELFGGYLYFHKAPNAREFHEETVRKLEKLHMYDCLRANKSLAAWGIEGRVPFLDKEFMDVAMRINPQDKMINGERMEKWVVRKAFEDMLPESVAWRQKEQFSDGVGYSWIDTLKEVVNEAVTDEQLANAQFRFPLQTPTSKEEFYYRSIFTEHFPSDAAALCVPQEASVACSTQIALEWDEAFKNMNDPSGRAVANVHEDAY
- a CDS encoding TonB-dependent receptor, with amino-acid sequence MNIKIKDAFLGVLFFLLTFSLAVAQTIVKGTVTDNTNMPLPDVNVSLKGTFTGTTTDFNGNFVIELLSIKDAILMFSSLGFKNQEIIVNEPSTLLIVILETDISQLDDIIITANRTTQSSQNVAQSVSVLSSKTIQRSGAREFRDYASGIPNLSFGSQGGDGGGRFSNEITIRGIAGHNTTALYLNGAPLPERINPNLIDISRIEVLKGPQGTLYGSATMGGAIKVISNIPQTDKISGFAESEIATVKEGDADYNIQGLLNIPITKNLAFRGSGYYNFQSGIYDRVVNQDIEWLNSDAVLTEDFYGDTEDYFGNPFAIETNGCEGCSRENKENLDDRFNYGFNANLGFYPTDDLSIIATVIHQKLKGDGYDFAESNVDSFIQNSNTGLGESFKDGWTNYSLQAELETKSGTFISSTNFLNRAIIETEDASDINTYYWIAYDDDPGVVPLESIWGATTDRSIDTELFQQEIRFNSDFEGKFNFLAGVFYSSNTQYWNYKDDSKGLATYLLSDNAWYEDAYWGETEADYAYILNNNDLPWYAYDGDFHNSEFALFGQFYYDFTDTLKFTLGLRYFNATSDQSTNENGADFGFVNKFFKAKFSEDGVNPKFNLTYKITKDKLVYATVARGFRIGDANESLPLFVLEELEALDGEYVREYDADYLWNYELGFKSAWLNGKIIANIALFYNNWNDLQQYRLLPSGWGYTANVGSAHTVGLELDFRKKISKNFEFGFGLGLLSPEIDEGSLALTASKGDKILNSPSVTGNLNAEYNKVLSNNNTIYATAGLQYVGERFGTYEPELEPELIFPEYTLLNARVGYVFSNFEVAVFGRNLTNKQANFGNIQSFGAILPGRQRYSTNRPLTMGLNLKYKF
- a CDS encoding ISAs1 family transposase; the protein is MNKFKSIFSKINDPRSDINKLHNLEDILLIGIISVICAADSWKDMETYAKAKVDFLRSFLDLPNGTPSDDTFNRVFSSIDSEQFETCFIDWVSNLIDITAGEVIPIDGKTLRGAKSNGKKSPFHMVSAWASKNNMVLGQVKVSEKSNEITAIPKLLELITVKGCVVTIDAMGCQKAIAETIIKQEADYILAVKENQKQLHQDILDEFRFGKTIDSHTDEDLGHGRIETRKCSVINDFKFIEDQDKWTGLESIVKVESIREFKNSDKPTETATRYYISSVKTDAKALQKMIRLHWGIENKLHWVLDVAFSEDASRKRAGNAAQNFSILSKIALNLLRKDKQTKQGLKGKRLKAAYDNNYLIKILGIKV
- a CDS encoding ATP-binding protein, yielding MTSPLKTTYGKVILMLFVASISMLGLFGYLYYYTLYEEEMVYKSSNIQFSKEINLLLELKSEPYKNTVDDLTYWDEHVDFIKRRKSGSEIQDDWYGPNVGTMTASYNIDYVATYDMEQNLIADQYTEGFSHKISLSQDFFPYIIKERLTHFYYQSDIGLLEIYAATIHPTNDPQRKFTKPSGVFIMANYLDEEHFKRLKEISSSNLEIMDSIQTPISNKNDVTSMVPLIDFKGNTIETLVFKRPFELNFEMSKEIIKIIVAFFLLALLIITVFLKKYIYLPLYLTTKVLEEGQRSDMNKLRKHSGEFGHIGNLFLDNDIQKIELIAAKEKAEESDKLKSSFLTNLSHEIRTPMNAIIGFTDLLDDNNLPSEEKFKYINIVKRSGKNLVHIIDDLVKMSQIDTKQVKPNYSAFSLNEFMSHIKETISVIVPDNAPLDIVLLIPDNGPESKLISDETKLRQIIINLLNNAIKFTDKGSVNFGYTINYNSGLIEFFISDTGTGIDEKDLNHIFSRFHKIQTNENMNLIGLGLGLSISKAYVEMLEGSIWVQSKKDIGTTFRFTIPLNLKKESKINITDRSLENAKNYEEHLTVLVAEDDNINFMLSKQILSLKNYTVIRAKNGQEAVDICKENDAIDLVLMDIKMPFMTGIEANRIIKTFRPDLPIIAHTAFSSEQDKNKIFEEGFADCVTKPLDKIKLYRSIDRVLAKLDYQ